From a region of the Bdellovibrio bacteriovorus genome:
- a CDS encoding AAA family ATPase — protein sequence MKFQTADCICIFGKRKSGKSYLARKINEIYPRQVIIDPVADWTDGEIVSSFRGFANKLREKLKTGAKKYKIIFRFSPDEKNTPEIFNEILRLCYYAGDLQVVIDEVQMFCNPHWMPPWLKNLAFIGRHQKVGLCNITQRPAQINKGLLSQAEHIFCGQLHDKNDLRAVADFIGDDTDQLINLPARNFIYFSPTYGKKRISTENNSEK from the coding sequence ATGAAATTCCAGACGGCCGACTGCATTTGTATTTTCGGAAAACGAAAATCAGGAAAATCGTATCTAGCACGCAAAATTAACGAGATTTATCCTCGGCAGGTAATCATTGATCCCGTGGCGGACTGGACCGACGGCGAAATCGTTTCAAGCTTTCGCGGTTTTGCAAATAAATTAAGGGAAAAATTAAAAACCGGCGCAAAAAAATATAAAATCATTTTTCGATTTTCGCCTGACGAAAAAAATACGCCGGAAATATTCAATGAAATTCTTCGTCTCTGCTATTACGCCGGTGATCTCCAGGTCGTGATCGATGAAGTTCAAATGTTCTGTAATCCACATTGGATGCCACCATGGCTAAAGAATCTTGCATTTATCGGCCGACATCAAAAAGTCGGTCTCTGTAATATTACGCAAAGACCGGCGCAAATAAATAAAGGACTTCTTTCGCAAGCGGAACATATATTTTGTGGGCAGCTTCACGATAAAAATGATTTACGAGCGGTTGCTGATTTTATTGGTGACGATACAGATCAATTAATTAATTTACCCGCGCGGAATTTTATTTATTTTTCTCCGACTTACGGAAAAAAAAGAATTTCCACCGAAAATAATTCCGAAAAATAA
- a CDS encoding tail fiber protein codes for MKPIPISLPAGTILPFAGINIPDGFMLCDGRALSRAAYAGLFQAIGTAHGAPDVNQFNIPDYRGRFLRGVDFTAGLDPDKATRTAMKPGGATGNALGSVQGDQIRAHNHTYQFNQTAVGSRTEPALQTSGNGGNSQTTNNTGGNETRPVNAYVNFIIKT; via the coding sequence ATGAAACCGATTCCAATTTCCCTACCCGCCGGAACTATTTTGCCTTTCGCAGGTATCAATATTCCCGACGGTTTTATGCTTTGTGACGGCCGTGCTTTGAGTCGCGCAGCTTACGCCGGTTTATTTCAAGCCATTGGAACCGCACACGGCGCGCCCGATGTGAATCAATTCAATATTCCAGATTATCGCGGCCGCTTTTTGCGTGGCGTGGATTTCACTGCGGGACTGGATCCAGATAAAGCTACGCGAACTGCCATGAAGCCAGGCGGCGCCACCGGTAACGCACTTGGATCCGTTCAAGGCGATCAGATCCGCGCGCATAATCACACGTATCAGTTCAATCAAACCGCTGTCGGTTCGCGAACTGAGCCCGCCTTACAGACGAGCGGCAACGGTGGAAACTCTCAAACGACGAATAATACTGGTGGCAATGAAACTCGCCCAGTGAATGCTTACGTGAACTTCATCATCAAAACTTAG
- a CDS encoding GNAT family N-acetyltransferase: protein MKLYHSYINERLNQELFLIPEVGFAVYRIIKNDCFLVDIFVAKEYRRTGYGLVIADEVVKIAKAQGCTKLYGTVLTTANGFENSKGALEFYGMKQIGADGDLLIYWKDI from the coding sequence ATGAAACTTTATCATTCATATATAAACGAACGACTTAATCAGGAACTATTTTTAATTCCTGAGGTGGGTTTTGCCGTTTATAGAATCATTAAGAATGATTGTTTTCTTGTAGATATCTTCGTCGCAAAAGAATATCGGCGCACGGGCTATGGCCTTGTGATTGCCGATGAAGTTGTGAAAATCGCGAAGGCGCAAGGTTGCACCAAGCTATATGGAACCGTATTGACTACGGCAAATGGCTTTGAAAACTCGAAGGGGGCACTGGAGTTTTACGGCATGAAACAAATCGGTGCCGATGGCGACCTTCTGATCTACTGGAAGGACATCTAA
- the argS gene encoding arginine--tRNA ligase, which yields MIKHDSIRLLATKKISEAIQKMGQSLSEDEIYKALVEPPQSDMGDLAFGCFTLAKALKKGPPQIAGEIAQSFSADPFIEKAQAAGPYLNITFSPVCHGTQVLETILDGSFFKKPLVEKSPKTMIEYSQPNTHKELHVGHMRNLCLGDAIVRMLRYSGRDIVASTFPGDMGTHVAKCLWYMKKHNQEPVPETSKGEWLGRMYSKANLLLEDQNGTPQEAINRQELTDILHQLESKSGPYFELWKETREWSIALMKKVYDWAGVHFDEWYFESEMDSPSVAWVKDLYAQGKLEKSEGAIGKNLEAENLGFCMLLKSDGTGLYATKDLLLAKHKFEDVHIEKSVYVVDMRQALHFKQVFRVLEMLGFEQAKNCFHLQYNYVELPDGAMSSRKGNIVPLTELVHRMEEHVKTTYLHRYENEWSKEDIVRTAEQVAKGAIFYGMLRMDTNKKIVFDMNEWLKLDGESGPFVQYSYARIASLGRKFPRTQKNVDWSKLTHSSERQLMQALFGFNSAVAQAAENFKPAAICTYLYETAKKFNVFYHECPIGTEKDEATREARLALASAVGVTLKNGLSVLGMPAPEKM from the coding sequence ATGATTAAGCACGACTCAATTCGACTTTTAGCTACGAAAAAGATCTCTGAAGCCATTCAAAAGATGGGTCAAAGCCTTTCGGAAGATGAAATCTATAAAGCTCTTGTTGAGCCTCCCCAATCGGATATGGGTGATTTGGCTTTCGGCTGTTTTACGTTGGCAAAGGCTTTAAAAAAAGGTCCTCCCCAAATTGCGGGAGAAATCGCGCAGAGTTTTTCAGCGGATCCTTTCATTGAAAAGGCTCAGGCGGCAGGCCCTTATTTAAATATCACTTTTTCTCCCGTTTGCCATGGAACTCAAGTTTTAGAGACGATCCTGGATGGAAGTTTCTTTAAGAAGCCTTTGGTCGAAAAATCACCCAAAACAATGATCGAATATTCTCAGCCAAACACTCACAAAGAACTTCATGTGGGTCATATGAGAAATCTGTGCTTGGGAGATGCGATCGTTCGCATGCTTCGCTATTCGGGTCGCGATATCGTCGCTTCCACTTTTCCGGGCGATATGGGTACGCACGTCGCCAAATGTCTTTGGTACATGAAAAAGCACAACCAAGAGCCTGTTCCTGAAACGAGCAAGGGTGAGTGGTTAGGGCGCATGTACTCAAAAGCCAATCTTCTTTTAGAAGATCAAAACGGCACGCCTCAAGAAGCTATTAATAGACAGGAACTGACGGATATTCTTCATCAGTTGGAATCTAAATCCGGTCCTTACTTTGAACTTTGGAAAGAGACCCGTGAATGGTCTATCGCCTTGATGAAGAAAGTCTATGACTGGGCGGGAGTTCACTTCGACGAATGGTATTTTGAATCTGAAATGGATTCTCCGTCTGTGGCGTGGGTGAAAGACCTTTACGCGCAAGGAAAGCTTGAAAAATCAGAAGGTGCGATCGGTAAGAATTTAGAAGCTGAAAACTTAGGCTTCTGCATGCTTTTGAAATCCGACGGCACTGGGCTTTACGCGACGAAAGATTTGTTGCTGGCAAAACATAAGTTTGAAGATGTGCACATTGAAAAAAGCGTCTATGTCGTAGATATGCGCCAGGCTTTGCATTTTAAACAAGTTTTCCGCGTTCTTGAAATGCTGGGCTTTGAGCAAGCTAAAAACTGTTTCCATCTTCAATACAACTATGTCGAACTTCCCGATGGCGCCATGAGTTCTCGCAAAGGAAATATCGTTCCTTTAACTGAGCTTGTTCATCGTATGGAAGAACACGTTAAGACGACGTACCTACACCGTTATGAAAACGAGTGGAGCAAAGAAGACATCGTCCGCACCGCTGAACAGGTGGCCAAAGGAGCGATCTTCTATGGAATGCTTCGTATGGATACGAATAAAAAAATCGTCTTTGATATGAATGAATGGTTGAAGTTGGATGGGGAGTCTGGGCCTTTTGTTCAGTACTCTTATGCGCGTATTGCAAGTCTGGGACGCAAATTCCCGCGCACCCAAAAGAATGTCGACTGGTCTAAGTTGACTCATTCTTCAGAACGCCAGTTGATGCAGGCGCTATTTGGATTTAACTCGGCAGTGGCTCAGGCTGCAGAAAATTTTAAACCCGCTGCGATCTGCACCTATTTGTATGAGACAGCAAAAAAGTTTAACGTCTTCTATCATGAGTGCCCGATCGGCACAGAGAAAGATGAAGCCACTCGTGAAGCACGTCTTGCTTTGGCGTCCGCAGTGGGTGTCACTCTTAAAAACGGCCTTTCTGTTCTGGGAATGCCGGCACCAGAGAAAATGTAA
- a CDS encoding outer membrane protein assembly factor BamB family protein yields MKNLLLGSLLLCLAGCTTLDRTLEQWSSKNNNKREYEVKTAWVRQTTEKDNLGFRKINRMTPVLAGDLVIQGNGLDGLVAYEKESGQLKWRLPIQNGIEPSATIIRDRLFVGASDGNFYSISASTGEIQWSFATKAENLSAPLLEEGVVYFLAGNNVFYALDAATGRQIWLYSRQDTSQFSIRGGSQAAFKNGTLYVGFSDGSLVALNAQTGAVVWELQLNRNKRFRDIDATPVIDGNQLYIAGYDDKLYCVFIDKGEVLWRIDGGGYSAVTMAGDKIFYPTTNGEVWALKKSNGDKVWNYKLKDGIASQVKTYKGTLVFGESQGSLRFLDPNTGSDLGSIEPGRGILSSPQVDEKAGRVYFISGEANLFAIQAGWIKTPYFKE; encoded by the coding sequence ATGAAGAATTTGCTTCTAGGATCTCTTTTATTGTGTCTTGCGGGGTGTACGACATTGGATCGTACACTTGAGCAGTGGAGTTCTAAAAATAACAATAAAAGAGAATACGAAGTTAAAACGGCTTGGGTTCGTCAAACGACTGAAAAAGACAACCTAGGCTTTCGTAAAATCAATCGCATGACTCCAGTTCTTGCTGGCGATTTAGTCATTCAAGGAAATGGTCTTGATGGCTTGGTCGCTTATGAAAAAGAAAGTGGTCAGTTAAAATGGCGCTTGCCGATTCAAAACGGTATTGAGCCCAGCGCTACGATCATTCGCGATCGCCTTTTCGTCGGCGCGAGTGACGGAAATTTCTATTCTATTTCTGCCAGTACTGGCGAAATTCAGTGGTCTTTTGCAACAAAAGCCGAAAATCTTTCAGCACCTTTACTTGAAGAAGGGGTTGTTTACTTCTTAGCTGGAAATAACGTTTTTTACGCGTTAGATGCCGCTACAGGAAGACAGATCTGGCTTTACTCCCGTCAGGATACGTCTCAGTTTTCTATCCGTGGTGGCAGTCAGGCCGCATTTAAGAACGGAACCTTGTATGTCGGATTCTCGGATGGTTCTTTAGTCGCGTTGAACGCGCAAACGGGTGCGGTTGTTTGGGAACTTCAATTAAATCGCAACAAACGCTTCCGTGATATCGATGCCACTCCTGTTATTGATGGCAATCAGCTTTATATCGCAGGCTATGACGACAAGCTGTACTGTGTTTTTATCGATAAAGGCGAAGTGTTGTGGCGTATTGATGGCGGTGGTTACAGTGCTGTGACTATGGCCGGAGATAAAATCTTTTACCCTACGACGAACGGCGAAGTCTGGGCTTTAAAAAAGTCCAACGGCGACAAAGTGTGGAATTATAAATTAAAAGACGGCATCGCTTCTCAGGTAAAGACTTATAAAGGAACATTGGTGTTTGGAGAATCTCAAGGAAGTCTTCGTTTCTTAGATCCAAATACAGGTTCTGACTTGGGAAGTATCGAGCCAGGACGTGGTATTCTTTCATCTCCCCAAGTAGATGAAAAAGCCGGCCGTGTGTATTTCATTTCAGGCGAAGCCAATCTTTTTGCGATTCAAGCAGGTTGGATTAAAACACCTTATTTTAAGGAGTAA
- a CDS encoding Glu/Leu/Phe/Val family dehydrogenase, producing the protein MKEPTLGTFELISKHGDHEQVVFCNDPHVGLKAIIAIHNTSLGPALGGTRMWNYKNEDEALVDVLRLSKGMTYKAAASGLNLGGGKAVIIGDPKTQKSEGLFRAFGQFVNSLNGKYITAEDVGTSVQDMEHIYMETPWVTGIPKDFGGSGDPSPYTAHGVLMGIKASAKEKFGTDSLKGLRVAVQGLGNVGSNLVKYLKEEGAEITVADIDMGRTKKVAEASGSKAVSPDEILSVECDILAPCALGAIVNDQTITKFKTKVIAGGANNVLAEARHGDQLKELGILYAPDYVINAGGLMNVFVELEGYSPDRAFEKTKRVYDNILKVYEIAKRDNIGTHTAADRLAEERINTIGRLKQRHPGKSSRSFTTLKEVYNR; encoded by the coding sequence ATGAAGGAGCCTACTTTGGGAACTTTTGAGCTTATTTCTAAGCATGGAGACCATGAGCAAGTTGTTTTCTGTAACGACCCTCACGTTGGTCTTAAAGCCATCATCGCTATTCACAATACTTCTTTGGGGCCTGCTCTTGGTGGTACACGTATGTGGAACTACAAGAATGAAGATGAGGCTTTGGTAGACGTTCTTCGTTTGTCTAAAGGTATGACTTACAAAGCAGCTGCTTCAGGTTTGAACTTAGGTGGCGGTAAAGCGGTTATCATCGGCGATCCAAAAACTCAAAAATCAGAAGGTCTATTCAGAGCTTTTGGTCAGTTCGTAAACTCTTTGAACGGTAAATATATCACAGCTGAGGACGTAGGAACTTCAGTTCAAGATATGGAACACATCTACATGGAAACACCTTGGGTGACAGGTATCCCTAAGGATTTCGGTGGATCTGGTGACCCATCTCCTTACACAGCACACGGTGTTTTGATGGGGATCAAAGCTTCTGCGAAAGAAAAATTCGGTACGGATTCTTTGAAAGGTTTGCGAGTAGCTGTCCAAGGTCTTGGTAACGTGGGTTCCAACCTTGTGAAGTACTTGAAAGAAGAAGGCGCGGAAATCACGGTTGCTGATATCGATATGGGCCGCACTAAAAAAGTTGCTGAAGCTTCAGGTTCAAAAGCCGTTTCTCCTGACGAAATTCTTTCTGTTGAATGTGATATCTTGGCGCCATGTGCGTTGGGAGCGATCGTTAATGATCAAACTATCACGAAGTTCAAAACTAAAGTTATTGCGGGCGGTGCGAACAATGTTCTTGCTGAAGCACGCCACGGTGACCAGTTGAAGGAATTGGGCATCCTTTATGCTCCAGATTACGTGATCAATGCCGGTGGTTTGATGAACGTCTTCGTTGAGCTAGAGGGTTACTCCCCAGATCGCGCGTTTGAAAAAACAAAACGCGTTTATGACAACATCCTTAAAGTTTACGAAATTGCAAAACGTGACAATATCGGAACTCACACGGCGGCAGACCGTTTGGCTGAAGAGCGCATCAACACTATTGGTCGCTTGAAACAACGTCACCCAGGTAAGTCTTCTCGTTCATTCACAACGCTTAAAGAAGTTTATAATCGTTAG
- a CDS encoding tetratricopeptide repeat protein produces MSTKISKEDLKSPDQVTQTLRKGFIWTTTHSKMVIIAVIAFVVVGLGASIAGYLSQKKEVSQQEKYFLLEKAYNEKKAGFEEAARAEIMAAQTKDKKNVPAFDPAKKASGDLQKDYGTVIAGFESFISEAPKTKAAQMAALNVSEIYANYGKQDEALSTLQKVEAGLDKDDMLTALVWMQMGNVLAAKNDCKGAIEKWQALSSQKSLAFAHDEAKLRMGLCFESMNDLTKAEEIYTEIAKKEDQNTTDFAAAREAQKYLRLLKAKKNL; encoded by the coding sequence TTGAGCACAAAGATTTCTAAAGAAGATTTGAAGTCCCCAGATCAGGTTACACAAACTTTGAGAAAGGGTTTTATTTGGACAACAACTCACTCCAAAATGGTGATCATCGCCGTGATTGCTTTCGTTGTTGTTGGTCTAGGTGCTTCTATTGCGGGTTATTTGTCGCAAAAGAAAGAAGTGTCTCAACAGGAAAAGTACTTCCTTCTTGAAAAAGCTTATAACGAAAAGAAAGCAGGCTTTGAAGAAGCGGCTCGTGCAGAGATCATGGCAGCTCAAACAAAAGATAAAAAGAACGTTCCCGCGTTTGATCCAGCTAAAAAAGCGTCTGGTGATTTGCAAAAAGATTACGGCACTGTGATCGCGGGTTTTGAATCTTTCATTTCTGAAGCTCCTAAAACAAAAGCCGCGCAAATGGCGGCTTTGAATGTCAGCGAAATCTATGCGAACTACGGTAAGCAAGATGAAGCTTTGTCGACTCTACAAAAAGTAGAAGCAGGTCTTGATAAAGACGATATGCTAACGGCTTTGGTATGGATGCAAATGGGTAATGTCCTTGCTGCTAAAAACGACTGCAAAGGTGCGATTGAAAAATGGCAAGCTTTGTCTAGCCAGAAGTCTTTGGCGTTTGCGCATGACGAAGCCAAACTTCGTATGGGCCTTTGCTTTGAATCTATGAATGACCTGACTAAGGCTGAAGAGATTTACACTGAGATCGCGAAAAAAGAAGATCAAAATACGACAGACTTTGCAGCCGCACGTGAAGCTCAAAAATATCTTCGTCTTTTGAAAGCTAAGAAGAACCTTTAA